A single genomic interval of Dromiciops gliroides isolate mDroGli1 chromosome 1, mDroGli1.pri, whole genome shotgun sequence harbors:
- the DSG2 gene encoding desmoglein-2, which yields MAALPVQGAWRLSALLLLICFHLGNGLHLEVLYTSNENDQIFQKGHLLRQKREWITSPVALREGEDLSKKNPIAKIHSDVSQESHMKITYRYTGQGITEPPFGIFVFDQNTGELNVTKILDREEVPMFILTGYALDERGNNVERPLELRIKVLDINDNEPVFTQDVFVGSVEELSTPNTLVMKISATDADEPGHINSQISYKIVSQDPPQPFVFFLDKDKGEIRTTTFLLDREKQSHYSLIVAATDGNGQKTDKPVNQARVQINILDVNDNIPVAEFETYEQTIEENQANVEVMRIKVTDLDEIGTDNWLANFTFLSGNEGGYFHVQTDTQTNEGIVTLIKELDYELLKSLDLKIIVTNKAPFHKSIRNKFEVKPIPIKVKVKNVVEGVYFKSKKIMIQTSEYMDRSEIGRTIGKFEAYDEDTGRVAQVTYAKGEDIDNWITVDSVTSEIKLAKIPDYESKYVINGTYIAKILAITNDFPRKTVTGTIEIMVRDFNDNCPELVNPVQTICDDSEYVNVTAKDLDGHPNSSPFSFSVIDNPPGMAENWYFGHQEGTSAWLIPKELKVGRSEIYLSISDNQGLSCPEKQILTLTVCSCVSGSGCIEPLFDSYVGLGSGAIGLMIFALLLLLLIPLLLLLCHCGGAGGGAKGFTAIPGTVEMLHPWNNEGAPPEDKVVTSLLTTDHGGNFGASAGGGSRTGVLISSETSRRESSSGHRTMTMVDGGWEEHRSLLTSATKRTVGATGAMSGVTTVGAAGAMAGTMTMGASGGMSAATMAGAAGAMGTAGARTATVALNEEFLRSYFSDKAASYADSDEIQTGKDCLLVYSQEDTQSLHGSLGCCSFIEGDWDDRYLDDLGIKFKTLAEICMGQKIETDNETGLRHKLPAEASKNTLSHSVYEQNTLQAEKSHSSSSGISFQAPKSVSESTSETLTQELVSERSLSSRQGLKVTRPLPDPLPTGNIVITETSYATGSTLPPSTLVLNANQPQSLMVTERVYAPASSLVDQQFVQHHANESNVVVTERVIQPNGGIASSLGGIQDLPDSHYVVVRERERLLAPSSSLQPIQSVPSLAVGPNMTVTERVLAPTSNLQTSKTVVSGAGTLDPLQNLDLQESVPSNSAITMSSTRVTKHSTVQHSYS from the exons ATCTGCTTTCACCTCGGAAATGGACTTCACTTAGAG GTTTTGTATACAAGTAATGAAAATGATCAGATCTTTCAAAAAGGGCATTTATTGCGACAAAAGCGAGAGTGGATCACATCCCCTGTGGCCCTTCGGGAAGGGGAGGACCTCTCAAAGAAGAACCCAATTGCCAAA ATACACTCTGATGTTTCCCAGGAAAGCCACATGAAAATCACCTATCGTTACACTGGACAAGGGATTACAGAACCACCGTTTGGTATATTTGTCTTTGATCAAAATACTGGTGAATTAAATGTTACCAAGATTCTTGACCGAGAAGAAGTCCCAATGTTTATA CTAACAGGCTATGCTTTGGATGAGAGGGGGAACAATGTGGAAAGGCCACTAGAGTTGCGAATTAAGGTTCTGGATATAAATGATAATGAGCCTGTGTTCACCCAAGATGTCTTTGTTGGGTCTGTTGAAGAACTAAGTACACCAA ATACACTTGTAATGAAAATTAGTGCCACAGATGCTGATGAGCCAGGTCATATCAATTCCCAAATTTCTTACAAGATTGTCTCTCAGGATCCTCCCCagccttttgttttcttccttgatAAAGACAAAGGAGAGATTCGAACTACAACCTTTCTTCTGGATAGAGAG aaacaaagccaCTACAGTCTGATTGTTGCAGCAACTGATGGAAATGGACAAAAAACAGACAAGCCAGTGAATCAAGCCAGAGTACAGATTAACATTTTAGATGTCAATGACAATATACCTGTGGCTGAATTTGAGACA TATGAGCAAACAATCGAAGAAAATCAAGCAAATGTGGAAGTCATGCGTATAAAAGTAACCGACTTGGATGAAATAGGCACAGATAATTGGCTGGCAAATTTTACGTTTCTTTCTGGAAATGAAGGGGGTTATTTCCATGTACAAACAGATACTCAAACCAATGAAGGAATTGTGACCCTTATTAAG gAATTGGATTATGAATTACTGAAGTCTCTTGACTTGAAGATCATCGTCACCAACAAAGCACCATTTCACAAATCAATTAGAAATAAGTTTGAAGTAAAACCCATTCCTATCAAGGTCAAAGTGAAAAACGTCGTGGAAGgtgtttattttaaaagcaaaaaaatcatGATCCAAACCAGTGAATACATGGACAGGTCAGAAATAGGTAGAACTATTGGAAAATTTGAAGCCTATGATGAGGACACTGGACGAGTAGCCCAAGTAAC GTATGCCAAAGGAGAAGATATCGACAACTGGATCACAGTGGATTCAGTCACATCTGAAATCAAACTTGCTAAAATTCCTGATTATGAATCTAAATATGTCATTAATGGCACTTACATTGCAAAGATCTTGGCTATAACTAACG ATTTTCCTAGAAAGACAGTCACTGGTACCATTGAAATCATGGTAAGAGATTTTAATGACAACTGTCCAGAACTCGTAAATCCAGTACAAACTATATGTGATGATTCAGAATATGTAAATGTTACTGCTAAGGACCTGGATGGTCATCCAAATAGTTCTCCTTTCAGCTTTTCAGTCATTGACAACCCGCCTGGAATGGCAGAGAATTGGTACTTTGGACACCAGGAAG GTACAAGTGCATGGTTGATACCAAAAGAATTGAAAGTAGGCAGAAGTGAAATCTACCTGTCAATTAGTGATAATCAAGGTTTAAGCTGTCCTGAAAAGCAGATCCTTACATTGACAGTTTGCAGCTGTGTGAGTGGTAGTGGCTGCATTGAACCACTGTTTGACTCCTATGTGGGGCTGGGATCTGGAGCAATTGGGCTCATGATTTTCGCACTTCTTCTGTTGCTAC ttATACCCCTCTTACTGCTTCTGTGCCACTgtggaggagcaggaggaggagcaaAAGGCTTCACAGCTATACCTGGTACTGTAGAGATGTTGCATCCTTGGAACAATGAAGGGGCACCCCCCGAAGACAAG GTAGTGACATCTCTCCTGACCACAGATCATGGAGGGAATTTTGGAGCATCTGCTGGAGGAGGAAGTAGAACAGGAGTCCTGATAAGCAGTGAAACCTCTAGGAGGGAAAGTAGTTCAGGCCATCGGACTATGACTATGGTGGATGGAGGATGGGAAGAGCACAGAAGCCTTCTGACTAGTGCAACTAAAAGAACTGTAGGGGCTACTGGAGCCATGAGTGGTGTCACAACAGTAGGAGCAGCTGGAGCCATGGCTGGCACTATGACGATGGGGGCTTCTGGAGGCATGAGTGCTGCCACAATGGCGGGGGCAGCTGGAGCCATGGGGACTGCTGGAGCCAGGACAGCCACTGTTGCACTGAATGAAGAATTTCTGAGAAGCTACTTCAGTGAT aaAGCTGCTTCCTATGCTGACAGTGATGAAATTCAAACAGGGAAAGACTGTCTTCTAGTTTATTCTCAGGAAGACACGCAGTCTCTTCATGGTTCTCTTGGCTGTTGCAGCTTCATCGAGGGAGACTGGGATGACCGTTACCTGGATGATTTGGGAATCAAGTTCAAGACACTAGCAGAAATATGCATGGGCCAAAAAATAgagacagataatgaaactggCCTAAGGCACAAGCTTCCTGCTGAAGCTAGTAAGAATACACTTTCACATTCAGTTTATGAGCAGAATACTCTTCAGGCAGAAAAGTCCCACTCCTCCTCCTCTGGCATCAGTTTCCAGGCTCCAAAGTCTGTGAGTGAGTCAACTTCAGAGACTTTGACTCAGGAATTAGTCTCTGAAAGATCCTTATCTTCCAGGCAGGGACTGAAGGTGACAAGACCCCTCCCTGATCCATTGCCTACTGGTAATATTGTCATAACAGAAACATCCTATGCCACTGGCTCCACACTACCACCGAGTACTCTGGTCCTCAATGCCAACCAACCACAGAGCCTCATGGTCACAGAGAGGGTGTACGCTCCCGCCTCTAGTTTGGTAGACCAGCAGTTTGTCCAGCATCATGCCAATGAAAGCAATGTAGTGGTCACTGAACGTGTGATCCAGCCTAATGGCGGCATAGCTAGTAGCCTAGGAGGCATTCAGGATCTGCCCGATTCACACTATGTTGtagtgagggaaagagagaggttaCTGGCCCCAAGCTCTAGCCTTCAGCCCATTCAGAGTGTCCCCAGTTTAGCAGTAGGACCGAATATGACCGTAACAGAAAGAGTGCTCGCACCCACCTCGAATCTGCAAACCTCAAAGACTGTGGTTTCTGGAGCTGGAACACTAGACCCCCTACAAAATTTAGATTTACAGGAATCTGTTCCATCTAATTCTGCCATTACCATGTCTTCTACCAGAGTCACCAAGCATAGCACTGTCCAGCATTCTTATTCATAA